A single genomic interval of Thermodesulfovibrionales bacterium harbors:
- the uvrB gene encoding excinuclease ABC subunit UvrB: protein MKFRLVSNFKPTGDQPQAIEKLVRWIEEGHRHQVLLGVTGSGKTFTIANVIERLQRPTLVIAHNKALASQLYGEFKELFPENAVEFFVSYYDYYQPEAYIPETDTYIEKDALINDDIDRLRHSATRAVLERRDVIVVASVSCIYGIGSPEDYWEMHLIIEEGMRTKRNDILRRLVEMLYLREEEFKRGCFRVRGDVVEVYPSFSLDKAVRIEFFGDYVDAIYEIDPLSGKKLRRLEKLALYPNSHWITPRPRLERALEAIEAELRERIEYFKKLGKELEAQRIEQRTRFDMEMLREFGYCHGIENYSRHLSGRAPGEPPYTLIDYFPEDFLIVIDESHATIPQLGGMYEGDRSRKQTLVDYGFRLPSALDNRPLKFEEFEHRVNQAIYVSATPGDYELDKSEGRIAEQIIRPTGLMDPKMTIRPAKNQVEDLLGEIRKRVERGERVLVTTLTKKMAEDLTEYYNELGIRARYMHSDIDTLDRIVLLRDLRLGKFDVLIGVNLLREGLDLPEVSLVAILDADREGFLRSERALIQTAGRAARNVNGEVILYADSITNSIKRAYEETERRRRIQKEYNERHKITPETVRSRIKDIMSSIYDADYYEEPLKIAEEPEVLNEAEIKRLEEEMKKAARELDFERAAELRDRIIELKRRLLQLT from the coding sequence ATGAAATTCCGTCTTGTCAGCAACTTTAAGCCAACAGGTGATCAGCCACAGGCAATTGAAAAACTTGTCAGATGGATTGAAGAAGGACACAGGCACCAGGTACTTCTCGGAGTGACAGGTTCAGGTAAGACCTTTACCATAGCCAACGTAATTGAAAGGCTTCAGAGACCGACCCTTGTTATTGCCCACAATAAGGCCCTTGCATCACAACTTTACGGTGAGTTCAAGGAGCTTTTTCCTGAAAATGCAGTTGAATTCTTTGTCAGCTATTATGATTACTATCAACCTGAGGCTTATATTCCAGAGACAGATACCTACATTGAAAAAGATGCCCTTATTAATGATGATATCGATAGACTGAGGCATTCTGCCACAAGGGCTGTGCTTGAGAGAAGGGATGTTATAGTGGTTGCCTCTGTGTCATGTATATATGGCATTGGTTCTCCTGAGGACTACTGGGAGATGCATCTTATAATTGAAGAGGGTATGAGGACAAAAAGGAATGATATCCTGAGGAGACTCGTAGAGATGCTTTACTTAAGAGAAGAGGAATTCAAAAGAGGCTGCTTCAGGGTTAGGGGAGATGTTGTAGAGGTCTATCCTTCATTCAGCCTTGATAAGGCAGTTAGGATTGAATTTTTTGGAGATTATGTTGATGCAATTTATGAGATAGACCCACTTTCAGGTAAAAAGTTAAGAAGACTTGAAAAGCTTGCTCTTTATCCAAACAGCCACTGGATTACCCCGAGACCGAGACTGGAGCGTGCACTTGAAGCTATAGAGGCAGAACTGAGGGAAAGGATTGAATATTTTAAGAAGCTCGGTAAGGAGCTTGAAGCCCAGAGGATAGAGCAACGTACCAGATTTGATATGGAGATGCTCAGGGAATTCGGTTACTGTCATGGAATAGAGAATTACTCAAGGCATTTAAGCGGAAGGGCTCCTGGTGAACCACCCTATACTCTTATTGATTATTTCCCAGAGGATTTTCTCATTGTAATTGATGAGTCCCACGCAACAATTCCCCAGCTTGGAGGTATGTATGAAGGCGACCGTTCAAGAAAACAGACACTGGTGGATTATGGCTTCAGACTTCCGAGCGCTCTTGATAACAGGCCTCTTAAATTTGAGGAATTTGAACATCGGGTAAATCAGGCTATATATGTCTCAGCAACTCCTGGAGACTATGAACTCGATAAATCTGAAGGAAGAATTGCTGAACAGATAATCAGACCTACTGGCCTGATGGACCCAAAGATGACAATAAGGCCTGCAAAGAATCAGGTTGAGGATCTTCTTGGAGAGATAAGAAAGAGAGTTGAGCGTGGAGAAAGGGTTCTCGTAACAACACTCACAAAGAAAATGGCCGAGGATTTAACAGAGTATTACAATGAACTGGGGATAAGGGCAAGGTATATGCATTCTGATATTGATACCCTTGACAGGATAGTTCTTTTGAGGGATCTGAGACTCGGCAAGTTTGATGTCCTTATAGGAGTGAATTTATTAAGGGAAGGCCTTGATCTACCTGAAGTATCCCTTGTGGCTATACTTGATGCAGACAGGGAAGGTTTTCTCAGATCAGAGCGAGCCCTCATACAGACAGCAGGAAGGGCAGCGAGGAATGTTAATGGAGAGGTAATCCTTTACGCAGATAGCATAACGAATTCAATAAAAAGGGCATATGAAGAGACAGAAAGAAGAAGAAGGATTCAAAAGGAGTATAATGAAAGACACAAGATAACACCAGAGACTGTAAGAAGCAGGATCAAAGATATAATGAGTTCTATTTATGATGCAGACTATTATGAGGAACCCCTGAAGATAGCGGAAGAGCCAGAGGTACTAAATGAGGCTGAGATAAAGAGACTTGAGGAAGAGATGAAAAAGGCTGCAAGGGAACTCGATTTTGAAAGAGCGGCAGAATTAAGAGACAGGATCATAGAACTTAAAAGGAGATTGCTCCAATTGACCTGA
- a CDS encoding general secretion pathway protein GspB produces MSNKKFASYYFSPYIFILFCLIVTDALSPAIFRGIASQREVDIAEFPFRFDLPEIKKTSVPEALRSPIMIARKEFPQISLEKLAPHPGGATEITLLMVSEDRRIAIINGIVLKEGDAFGNGRILRIGRDGVIISEMGKLREITVPPR; encoded by the coding sequence ATGAGCAATAAAAAATTTGCTTCATATTATTTCAGTCCCTATATTTTTATACTTTTCTGCCTGATTGTTACGGATGCTCTCAGTCCGGCAATATTTAGAGGCATTGCCTCACAGAGAGAAGTAGATATCGCAGAATTTCCTTTCAGATTTGATTTACCTGAAATTAAAAAAACTTCTGTACCGGAAGCTCTCAGATCACCTATAATGATAGCCAGAAAGGAATTTCCTCAGATAAGTCTTGAGAAACTTGCTCCACACCCGGGTGGTGCTACTGAAATAACACTTTTAATGGTCAGTGAGGACAGGAGAATCGCTATAATCAATGGCATTGTTCTTAAGGAGGGTGACGCTTTTGGTAACGGAAGGATACTCAGGATCGGTCGGGATGGAGTAATTATATCCGAGATGGGCAAACTGAGAGAGATTACTGTACCGCCAAGATAA
- a CDS encoding acetylserotonin O-methyltransferase: protein MKNVLKKELKFLRELWSGFRQARVLFTANNFRVFDHLKNPLSAKDLSEKIGTSPRATEILLDCLTGMGLLKKQGSRYQNKDIASRFLVSTSPYYQGNIIRHGETLWKNWSGLDQVLRTGKPFRAFRDHESFILGMHDIAKLRVRDVMRAINLRGVKKILDLGGGPGTYSMEFAKRDMDVTLMDYPETVKIARELIKKDGIKINFIEGDFMVDPIGNDYDLIFISQVLHAYSEKKNIQLLKKCRNSLNIAGRIVIQEFFISPDHTSPLSSALFSVNMLVNTEGGRTYSPVEIIRWLGNSGFKRFRTNRLEDTVIIEAVAS from the coding sequence ATGAAAAATGTTCTTAAAAAAGAACTCAAATTCCTCAGGGAGCTCTGGTCAGGCTTCAGACAAGCACGGGTCCTTTTTACAGCAAATAATTTTAGAGTTTTTGACCATCTCAAAAATCCTCTCTCTGCAAAAGACCTTTCAGAAAAAATTGGCACATCCCCAAGGGCTACAGAGATACTTCTTGATTGCCTGACAGGAATGGGACTGCTAAAGAAACAGGGTAGCAGATACCAGAATAAAGACATCGCCTCAAGATTTCTTGTATCCACGAGCCCTTACTATCAGGGTAATATTATCAGACATGGAGAGACACTCTGGAAAAACTGGTCAGGTCTTGATCAAGTTCTAAGGACAGGGAAACCCTTCAGGGCCTTTAGAGACCATGAATCCTTCATCCTTGGTATGCATGATATTGCAAAGCTAAGGGTAAGGGATGTAATGAGAGCAATTAATCTAAGAGGCGTTAAAAAGATACTTGACCTAGGAGGCGGTCCAGGCACATATTCAATGGAATTTGCAAAAAGGGATATGGATGTAACCCTTATGGATTATCCTGAAACAGTGAAAATAGCAAGGGAATTGATTAAAAAAGACGGCATAAAGATAAATTTTATTGAAGGAGATTTTATGGTTGATCCTATCGGCAATGATTATGATCTTATATTTATAAGTCAGGTACTACATGCTTATTCGGAGAAAAAGAATATTCAATTACTGAAAAAATGTAGAAATAGCCTGAACATAGCAGGCAGGATCGTAATACAGGAATTTTTTATCTCCCCTGACCATACCTCGCCCCTAAGCAGTGCACTTTTTTCTGTAAATATGCTTGTGAACACAGAAGGTGGTAGAACTTATTCTCCTGTAGAAATAATCAGATGGCTTGGAAATTCGGGTTTTAAGAGATTCAGAACGAATAGGCTTGAGGATACAGTGATAATAGAGGCGGTAGCTTCTTGA
- the extKL gene encoding multiheme c-type cytochrome ExtKL, producing MKRLLILILAIVIALPLTVYGQKAKSIDELAKLYDVSSCKKCHPKEYEEWEKSYHATSLVGSPRTMATLASTIRDGLMKEWTYSGVKDIKDIKVEHMLSCLKCHLPQIKDATDEVAQEIAKAALDGAAGDEEAQKKLKKLGINCLICHNRNALIHKWTDGEPERDVIYGNKEGAHPDTKYTKLKKSPIMTESILCGQCHGLGPNFELTEPTQCATLYGSYLHAYIPSGGFKTCQECHMKENKKGHFMPAYRDPDQAKSAVNVEVEARGYYFLPRAGDSIPTAYVTVKLSSNAGHRVPDG from the coding sequence ATGAAAAGGCTATTGATTCTTATTCTGGCAATTGTTATTGCATTACCTCTTACTGTTTATGGTCAGAAGGCAAAATCCATTGACGAGCTTGCAAAACTCTATGATGTGAGCAGCTGCAAGAAATGCCACCCAAAGGAGTATGAGGAATGGGAAAAGTCCTATCATGCCACCTCTCTTGTGGGATCTCCAAGGACGATGGCTACACTTGCAAGCACAATAAGAGATGGACTAATGAAGGAGTGGACCTATTCAGGTGTCAAAGATATTAAAGATATCAAGGTTGAGCATATGCTCAGCTGCCTTAAATGTCATTTGCCACAGATCAAGGATGCCACTGATGAGGTGGCTCAGGAGATAGCCAAGGCAGCACTTGATGGAGCAGCAGGAGATGAAGAGGCACAGAAAAAACTTAAAAAACTAGGCATAAACTGTCTCATCTGTCATAACAGAAATGCCTTAATCCACAAATGGACTGATGGTGAGCCTGAACGGGATGTAATCTATGGTAATAAAGAAGGTGCCCATCCAGACACAAAATATACAAAACTGAAAAAGAGCCCTATAATGACAGAATCCATTTTATGCGGGCAGTGCCACGGCCTTGGACCGAATTTTGAACTTACAGAGCCCACACAGTGTGCAACACTTTATGGAAGTTATCTACATGCCTATATACCTTCAGGCGGCTTCAAAACCTGTCAGGAATGTCATATGAAAGAGAATAAAAAAGGCCATTTCATGCCAGCCTACAGGGATCCTGATCAGGCAAAAAGCGCTGTTAATGTAGAGGTTGAGGCAAGGGGCTATTATTTCCTTCCAAGGGCAGGAGATTCTATACCGACGGCTTATGTTACTGTAAAACTTTCAAGCAATGCAGGTCACAGGGTACCTGATGGTTGA